ttacactgttccagcgctccactactgctctttactggcactgattcataggacactttacactgttccagcgctccactactgctctttactggcactgattcataggacactttacactgttccagtgctccactactgctctttactggcactgattcgtaggacactttacactgttccagcgctccactactgctctttactggcactgattcataggacactttacactgttccagcgctccactactgctctttactggcactgattcataggacactttacactgttccagcgctccactactgctctttactggcactgattcatagaacactttacactgttccagcgctccactactgctctttactggcactgattcgtaggacactttacactgttccagcgctccactactgctctttactggcactgattcatagaacactttacactgttccagcgctccactactgctctttactgccactgattcatagaacactttacactgttccagcgctccactactgctctttactggcactgattcataggacactttacactgttccagtgctccactactgctctttactggcactgattcataggacactttacactgttccagtgctccactactgctctttactggcactgattcataggacactttacactgttccagtgctccactacttctctttactggcactgattcataggacactttacactgttccagcgctccactactgctctttactggcactgattcatagaacactttacactgttccagcgctccactactgctctttactggcactgattcgtaggacactttacactgttccagcgctccactactgctctttactggcactgattcatagaacactttacactgttccagtgctccgctacagctctttactggcactgattcatagaacactttacactgttccagcgctccactactgctctttactggcactgattcataggacactttacactgttccagtgctccactactgctctttactggcactgattcatagaacactttacactgttccagcgctccactactgctctttactggcactgattcatagaacactttacactgttccagcgctccactactgctctttactggcactgattcatagaacactttacactgttccagtgctccgctacagctctttactggcactgattcatagaacactttacactgttccagcgctccactactgctctttactggcactgattcataggacactttacactgttccagtgctccactactgctctttactggcactgattcatagaacactttacactgttccagcgctccactactgctctttactggcactgattcatagaacactttacactgttccagcgctccactactgctctttactgccactgattcatagaacactttacactgttccagtgctccactactgctctttactggcactgattcataggacactttacactgttccagcgctccactactgctctttactggcactgattcatagaacactttacactgttccagcgctccactactgctctttactggcactgattcacctaaacgcatcttatcttatcttataacACTAGTCTTAGCAGAATAGGGTTTACATAGAAAAGTGTAGAATCTCAGACCTTTCTCATTCGTCTTAACTGAAATGCTTTCAGGCTAAGCTCAGTGAAATGATGGCAGGGGAGGCAGTTCTACAGGCAGCAGAAGTTTGAAATTCCTTTGTGCCCCACCCAGAGCTTGTACTTTCTGTTTGCTGCCCTTAAATACTGGAGTTAGGAAGTTAGCAAGAAACACAAAACCAGAATATGTTTATATTGTCCcattgtaatgtgaacatacagtacattttaactatatagcactttttacactgCAGTCAAAAGGGATATGTACCAATATTCCATAATAAGGTTTAGAGTAGGTGCACTCACATAGCTCAGTCAGTTTTCACtaaagtccctgtaattactgaattagAAGGCTTGTAGTAAGattgggattttaaagggttaaatactGCCCCTACATTTTCATCAAACAGGTTTCACTAGAAATTTTCTAGGGAAACTCTGCTTTCCAAAGGTTCCCACTACACGGTCATGTTATGATGTCATGCTTTATTGCAGGGGTGCTCAATTCTGGTCTTAGAGATCTACCACCTTGAAGAGTTCAGCTCCAACACACTTGGCTCTTATATCCAAATGCCCCTAAAGGCCTTGGTtatttggatcaggtgtgttagatcagGGTTGAAGCTAAACTGCAGGGTGATAGATCTGCAGGACCAGGATTTGGCACCGCTGCACCGCTGCTCATGATAGAGGTCAAGGTGCCATTCATTTATACCCAATGTGCTAGTTAAATCACCAAGCATCTACTAcggaaacaacaaaaacaaaaatctagTGCAAACCAAGACATGATGCTCATTAAGATagtcaaaaaacaagaaaaccaTTGTGCTGGTATACAAAGAGTAATCAGTAAagtctttctttttaaaaaaataggtGTTTTATGTAACAAGTTAGTGaaaaaattgcaatttttctAATAAAAGTGGCGCTACTCATACCATCAATTTTATCATGAAAAGTTTTGAAAGTGGTAAGCAATGCATTTTAGAACAAAtccctgtagatgtaaaaatTGGAACTAGGTCATCTTGGATTAGgattaaataatgtaaacacTTTTTAGAGGATAATGAATGcagtaaaatcaataaaatgtggACACTTTAGAGCAGTAGCCCAGCATTGCATAAACATTCTGTTCTTCAGGAGTACCACAAAgacaaacaattaaaaaattcaGATACTATAACATAATAATATTGTAAACCTTGAGAAAAGATGATTATATATTGGCACATGCCTAAGAAGAAATGAATATGCTTGCTAATTAatatgatggttcttcaagactTGTTGACATATAAAAGTCAAGTTACACAGTGAATGACTAATGACATCCACTTGACTATCTAcgaaaagtaaaaaatgaagaTCACAACCAGTTTACCTCCAGATTTGACATCATCAGGAGGGTTTTACTTCCTGTCTCCTGCCTTTACTGTGCCACTCCTCCCTGCCTGCTGTTAATGCACTTGCAGAGAGAGCCAACTGCGGCAGCGGAGCCCAGAGTGCTGAGAAACCAGCAGAGCAAGACTAGCCTGCAGACAAAACAGCTTATTAAGGTGGACTGTAGCAACAGACATGTGGAGAGAACATATTTTCCCATACGGAACACACTCTTTGTATGCGAAAATGTGCTTGGCTGATAAATGATTGATTCTCTGAGAGGTTTGTGTACCTGTCACCCTTCAACATGTCGTCCAGTCTGTTAGAAGATGACCTGTCTTGTCCTGTGTGCTGTGACATCTTCAAGGATCCGGTCCTGCTGCCTTGCAGCCACAGCTTCTGCAGAGCCTGCCTGCAGCGCTTCTGGGATGGTGGTAGCTCCCGCGCCTGTCCCGTCTGCAGAAGGAGAGCCTCCAAGAAGAGCCCACCGTCCAACCTGGCCCTGAGAAACCTCTGCGAGGCCTTCCTTCAAGGACAAAGCCGGAAAGAAACCAACGAGAGGAACCTCTCTTGTGGTCAGCATGGAGAGAAGCTGAAACTTTTCTGTGTGGATGACCAGCAGCCTATCTGTGTGGTGTGCCAGGCTTCGAGGACACACAGGGGCCATGACTGCTCACCCACGGAGGAGGCAGCTCTGGACTGTAAGGTACAGTTTTCACAGTGATGGCATTGTCTGACCGGCTCTGTGCTGCATTGTGCGTCTGTAAATGCTCACCACTGTTCTTCAACCATGAAAGAATTTTGTAGCAACCCATTGAGGGAATGCAGTTAATCTAGTCTATTCTGACACTATCTCGGCACGTCCTGCCAGAGGAATATGGCTGAGCATTCCAGCAGCACCTACAAAGCCCACATCTGCATTCCTGTGgcaagaaaggggaaaaaaaaagagtcttGCTCCTTTCAAGCTGTTATGTTCTTGAACAATATTCCATAAATCTGCACGTTCACATGTTTGATTTAGGGGAAGAATTCTTCCAATTCAAACATGTGTTGGGAAGAGGGAACCCTGAGAAATGTTTCTTCAAGGTTTAGCCAAGAGGAATGCACTCCGTGCCCTTCGCTCCGAGAAGATGTGCAATGCTTTACAGGTTTATATGCAGGATCACATTGACTTTATGGGAGACCAAAGGTCAATGTGTAAAAATAGTCACCTGTGTGTCGacctaaaataaacatttgtgacATTTACATGCAAACATTTGCTTTCCCATTAAGTACGGAAGCCCATTTACACCAGTAGGAAGTggggaaattttttttttttaaaagcaatagTTTCTTAAAATACTGATCTAGTATGTTTAAATAGTGACTTATTTTCTTGGAATAGTGACTCAGTATATCGAAATAGTGActtgttttctcaaaatgttaaCTTAGTATCTCAAAGTAATGATTTATGTTCTCAATGTGTtagtattttaaattaattacacattttctcaaaatattgacttagaaCATCAGGATAATGATCTGTTTTCTCACAGTATTGCCATTGTATCTTATAATAATGACATATGTTCTTAAAATATTAACTTACTATCTTGAAAGATTGACATAAATTCTTAAAATATTGGTACCttgaaataattactttttttctcaaaatactgacttagtgTCTCAAATTATCCATTTTCTCAAAATGACTTTATACCTCAAAATAATGAGTTAAGAGGCAGTACTGTTGAGTATGTTGATGTGACTTACTGATTTAGATGAGATACCACCTcagatttttgaaaatataagtAATTATATTGAGATTCTAAATCAATATGTTGATatactgctgccagaaacatagaagaaaaacaaaagaggttttttctcctccttctttcttCTGGCAGAAATGAGTTTTCATAATTATGTCATTAAGAGTTTGCAtaaaataactgtaaataaaataagtgtattcattttcacaaaaaatcAATCTTTTTGAGTATCTTCTACTTGTAGGATAAACTCAGCTCTGCACTGAAGACACTGAAGGACAATGTGGATGTGATCAACAAACTCAGAATGACTACAGTTATGACCCTGGAACATATTCAGGTAGTACTGGTATTTCTAATCactcagaaactgaaaaaaacagagagagtcCTGGTGATTCACATAGATTTGTGTTCCAGAGTCAAGCTCAGCAAATAGAGAAGCGAATAAGGGATCAGTTCCTGGAGCTGCATCAGTTTCTGCGTGAGGAAGAGGAAGCCAGGTTGTCTGCActgaaggaggaagaggagaataGAGTGCTGGCTGTGAAGAGCAGAGATGAGCTCCTCATGCGCAGGATGTGTTCACTCTCAGACACTATCAGGAGCACAGAGGAGGAGATGGCTGCTGACGACTTGATGTTGCTGCAGGTGAGAAAATGACGAACATTGCTGTAGTATGTTCCTTAGCAGGTTTCTGTGTTTTGGTCTTCAGTATTGTTGTACACTGATTGTCAGGAGAGGCTTACAGAACAGGCTTTCTCATTTTGCTGAACTGAATCCCAGTTTATACTAAGCATGTAATCACAGCTCATTGTGTTTTGCTTACTTTCATAGAACTTCAAATCCACCATAGAGAGGTATGTGGAAATTCTCTGTTTTTCCCCTGTATCAGAGATATAGTCTATATTGATATGCTGGACATAAGGGCCAGGAAACCGCTGGAACAGAATATCAGTCACTCTGGCCAAGCCTGAGCTTACTCACTGAGATCATAGCAAAAGAGTATATTGTTATAATCAGAACTATCTGTTGTGATACTTCCAGCCATTTGGAGTTACTCTTGATTACAATGCATATATTGGCCCACACTCTCATGACTACATCACTTAGATTAGTTTTGTAAAACTGACCGAATGATTCATAGCATCTGCTGAATCATAAGTCTTAA
This portion of the Pygocentrus nattereri isolate fPygNat1 chromosome 1, fPygNat1.pri, whole genome shotgun sequence genome encodes:
- the LOC108429683 gene encoding nuclear factor 7, brain encodes the protein MSSSLLEDDLSCPVCCDIFKDPVLLPCSHSFCRACLQRFWDGGSSRACPVCRRRASKKSPPSNLALRNLCEAFLQGQSRKETNERNLSCGQHGEKLKLFCVDDQQPICVVCQASRTHRGHDCSPTEEAALDCKDKLSSALKTLKDNVDVINKLRMTTVMTLEHIQSQAQQIEKRIRDQFLELHQFLREEEEARLSALKEEEENRVLAVKSRDELLMRRMCSLSDTIRSTEEEMAADDLMLLQNFKSTIERTQSSLQDPEGFCGALMDEAKHLSNLKFRVWEKMQRIAPYSPVTLDTNTAHPCLYLSDALTSVHYGSPCPPLPSNPERFHISAEVLGHTALCSGMHSWDVEVGASDDWILGIASASVKRDTEVSARPENGFWTLCLRDGEYRAMESPPKPLTVKRRLQVVRVQLDWDAGEVSFSCPVEGCTLHTFTHTFTEKVLPYFYTQSKHPIRIVPKPVLISVMEN